A genomic window from Salvia miltiorrhiza cultivar Shanhuang (shh) chromosome 5, IMPLAD_Smil_shh, whole genome shotgun sequence includes:
- the LOC131024367 gene encoding lysophospholipid acyltransferase 1-like isoform X1, whose translation MSGDAWKEGGIDATGALMVITLKIISCVINYNDGILKEDDLREAQKKNWLLKMPSLLEYFGFCLCCGSHFAGPVYEMKDYIEWTERKGIWQPSAKGQSPSPYWATLRALLQSAICMGLYLYLVPHFPLSRFTEPVYQEYGFFKKLSYQYMSGFTARWKYYFIWSISEASTIISGLGFSGWTDSNPPKPKWDRAINVDILGLELAKSAVQIPVYHLCGIFKSAPGLGTVSSISFKNCTPAG comes from the exons ATGAGTGGTGATGCATGGAAGGAAGGAGGTATTGATGCTACAG GTGCTCTGATGGTGATAACTCTGAAAATTATATCATGTGTCATAAACTATAATGATGGAATTCTCAAAGAGGATGATCTACGTGAAGcacaaaagaaaaattggttGCTGAAGATGCCATCATTACTGGAGTACTTTGGGTTCTGTCTATGTTGTGGAAGTCACTTTGCCGGTcctgtttatgaaatgaaagactaTATTGAATGGACAGAGAGGAAAGGG ATCTGGCAACCTTCGGCCAAGGGACAGTCCCCCTCTCCTTATTGGGCAACTCTCAGGGCTCTTCTGCAATCTGCTATCTGCATGGGCTTGTATCTGTATCTTGTACCACATTTCCCACTTTCTCGATTCACAGAACCAGTGTACCAAGAATATGGGTTCTTCAAGAAGTTGAGTTACCAGTACATGTCAGGTTTCACTGCTCGTtggaagtattattttatttggtcaaTTTCAGAAGCTTCTACTATTATTTCCGGCCTGGGATTCAGTGGCTGGACAGATTCAAATCCACCCAAGCCAAAATGGGACCGTGCAATAAATGTCGATATATTAGGTCTCGAGTTGGCTAAGAGTGCAGTGCAGATACCAGTATACCACTTGTGTGGAATATTCAAGTCAGCACCTGGCTTAGGCACTGTAAGTTCAATTTCATTCAAAAACTGCACACCTGCTGGTTGA
- the LOC131024367 gene encoding lysophospholipid acyltransferase 1-like isoform X2 — protein sequence MSGDAWKEGGIDATGALMVITLKIISCVINYNDGILKEDDLREAQKKNWLLKMPSLLEYFGFCLCCGSHFAGPVYEMKDYIEWTERKGIWQPSAKGQSPSPYWATLRALLQSAICMGLYLYLVPHFPLSRFTEPVYQEYGFFKKLSYQYMSGFTARWKYYFIWSISEASTIISGLGFSGWTDSNPPKPKWDRAINVDILGLELAKSAVQIPVYHLCGIFKSAPGLGTV from the exons ATGAGTGGTGATGCATGGAAGGAAGGAGGTATTGATGCTACAG GTGCTCTGATGGTGATAACTCTGAAAATTATATCATGTGTCATAAACTATAATGATGGAATTCTCAAAGAGGATGATCTACGTGAAGcacaaaagaaaaattggttGCTGAAGATGCCATCATTACTGGAGTACTTTGGGTTCTGTCTATGTTGTGGAAGTCACTTTGCCGGTcctgtttatgaaatgaaagactaTATTGAATGGACAGAGAGGAAAGGG ATCTGGCAACCTTCGGCCAAGGGACAGTCCCCCTCTCCTTATTGGGCAACTCTCAGGGCTCTTCTGCAATCTGCTATCTGCATGGGCTTGTATCTGTATCTTGTACCACATTTCCCACTTTCTCGATTCACAGAACCAGTGTACCAAGAATATGGGTTCTTCAAGAAGTTGAGTTACCAGTACATGTCAGGTTTCACTGCTCGTtggaagtattattttatttggtcaaTTTCAGAAGCTTCTACTATTATTTCCGGCCTGGGATTCAGTGGCTGGACAGATTCAAATCCACCCAAGCCAAAATGGGACCGTGCAATAAATGTCGATATATTAGGTCTCGAGTTGGCTAAGAGTGCAGTGCAGATACCAGTATACCACTTGTGTGGAATATTCAAGTCAGCACCTGGCTTAGGCACT GTTTGA